CCTATTTGACCAGACAACTGCTGaattattgtattttacttCTAGAAGAAAGGTGTTACACTGATAACGGCAACCCTCTTTGTTTCAGATATTCAAAGGGAAGAGGAAAAAGTTAAACGATCCATCAAAGATGCAGCTAAAAAGGGCCAGAAGGATGTGTGTGTTATCCTTGCCAAGGAGATGATTCAGTCAAAACGAGCCGTCACAAAACTCTACGCTTCCAAAGCACACATGAACTCTGTGCTGCTCAGTATGAGGAATCAGCTTGGTGAGTTTTGGAGAGTACAGTAGCCAAGTAATTAGATAGGagaatatttaaatgtcatcagCAATGAAGGAAATGTGTCTGCGTGTCAGTGATGGAGACGTACTTGTGCATTTCTAGCTGTACTGCGTGTAGCCGGGGCTCTGGAGAAGAGCACAGAGGTCATGAAAGCCATGCAGAACCTTGTCAAAGTCCCCGAAATCCAGGCCACGATGAGAGAACTGTCAAAGGAGATGATGAAGGTCCGCAGCAGCATCCAACATAAATAGATCCTTTTCACACTCCAATTACTTCAAGAAATGTAACTCCACCTTTGTATTTCAGGCTGGCATCATTGAAGAAATGCTGGAAGACACATTTGAGAGCATGGAAGACGGAGAAGAGATGGAGGAAGCAGCAGAGGCCGAAGTTGACAAGATCCTCTTTGAGATCACAGCAGGTAAAAGATTTGTCACGGATCATCAcatctttgttttaaaaataaggTTTTGGTATCTAAATTATTTAAGTGTTTGAATCTGAACCGCCGGTTACATGATGCTATAAATTAGTAATGCTCTGTCTTGACTGTGTCTGCTTTGTCAGGTGCTCTTGGCAAAGCACCAAGCAAAGTCAACGATGCCCTGCCTGAAGTGGAGCCTGCTGGAGCCACCGCAGCCTCAGATGAGGAGTCAGAGGAGGACATTGAAGAGATGCAGTCCAGATTGGCAGCTCTGAGGAGCTAAGGTGATCTGCTGTATTAATGTCAGATTGGTCACTCCATAAAGGACGCAGTTAGAATTTCGGTGCAGGGTTTACACAGCTGAGCGTCTTCAGTGCTACAGACAACATTTATTTCACGTCATCATTTTGGATTAACTTTCATCTttgaaagttttgtttttttttaaaacatcatttagTCTCCTCAGCCAGAGGAAAaggtgtttttgcttttttctttcatcatcaGGGTGTAATCATTTGTTAAGTCTTTACTACCCAAAGTCAAATGGAAGGTTTAAGAAAGTGTACATAATGTAAAGTATGAAAAGCCTGCTGTGCCTACAGTGCTTCATCATATTCTTCTCCTGTCCTTAATGATGGAACGGTAATGGAGATACTTGGGTAATAATGATCCAAACAAATAATTGAAAAGCGGCTGTTGGTATTCTCACACCGCACAGAGTAAATTATTATTCAGCAGTAGTTTCAGTCCCACAATACAGCTGTTGGGTTTACCAGTGCTTGGCCTGTATCATTTGAAACACTAAAGGAGATCGGTGCATATATcttttgattgtttattttctgtacaGTCAAAATGTGTCTATTCTGTATTTGGTCAAACACAAGAAATACACAGATAAATGCACACGTACTGCCCTAACCCGTTCTTTGCTTTAACGTTCAGCTTGACTTTGTGTCATTATTGAGTTCCTTCTCAGTGGGAAGATGCTGATGCAGAGGAAATGAAGACTTAGTGCCGAAGTGTATGTATCATTGAAGCGTCGTGTGTATActttttttatgtgaacatgggggggggggaggaataACAGAATAAACTTCTAAGAAAAGAATTTGCCAAAAAGAACCCTGGCTTCTGCTCTCAGTATTCACCGCACTAACTCTCTCCACATTTTGTCATTACgtaaacattaaatatttgaGCATTTTGGGAAATGGGAACTCAGCAGATCAGAAACTGCACCGCGTTGACAATCTAATGACATCTGTCAGGTAGATTAAACCATTTGCTCAGCAGCACTTAATTCAAAAGAGTAAATAACTGAGGTGGCATCTTTTCATTATCCCAGAATCTTGACTACAAGAatcatggaaaacaaaaacatcaagtaAATGAATGCAAGTGTGTGGGTCAAATCTAACATTCCCAAGCTCAATGTAAATCATGTGATTGGCCCTAACAAGCAAACTTGAGGAAACCCTTCCCTGTGCTTTACATTTGACAAAAGGATTCGATTTCCACTGGCCAGAGCCCAACCCTGCCCCAGCAGCCTTTGTTGTTCTGTAACAAAACCTTGCCCCTGTTTTCATGCTTTGGTATGTAGGCCAGAGGCTGGCACAGAAAAGAtactgttgctgttgtggtgcAGGTGTACACAGGTAGAGCTgaccagaggggtattccagaaagcaggttcaacacactctgaggccgtttctcaatactcaagttagcaagtatgtacttgcttacttgggaagtatatacttgagaagtacgctgggagtatatacttgccaagtacgggagtacacaagtatgtggttgtttctcaatactcaagtatgcaagtatgtatgtattgttctgctgtttgaatggtggctggcgccaagtgctgcagcctcattaccgccacctacagtgttgataaatgaacatatgaaatacttttaataaatgcatatatatgttgttattatttttacattttaaatatttaacttcatttattaatttatttctattaaaatatacaatacaaataatacaatgtggaaaatagatagaGTACAGCATTgaatagtgtagtgtagtgtatatatatatatatatatatatgacgtgtacaaatatatactactctacatagctaatatttacatattatatttaaatacagatacaatgaccgtgcgactttaatataaatctaacattcaaagttaaaataaaaaaaataaaaataatatgcaaagtttcaaactgtcaggtcaaaacgtttccattaaaatcaaaataacacgtcaacaacaaatctatcgatcacaccgagcatctaatgacagcgacgtctgagccagcggatcatttcatcaggacaagccgaggtaacgctgctctgtgccgggcacagtgagcgccgagcgcccACAGAGACGGAggtgatcacctccgacaaacgttgctgccaaactataaatacgtcatatcgtcatacacaaaccacatgtttgaattctaaatgactaatttctcgcctcaaatgatgttaaaactttgttccgggacacagaaaaatatttatttcagatttatatttctattatctgctgctatgctccgccgaaatgtattctgggatacatggccatcccaagtacgcttaagtcacctccgatgcatacttggtaaacatgggcggagcgagaacacttccgggtttgagaaccgtcctcgctgttcgcttacttgagaattggaacagcacttggactgaggctgatgacgttttcacaagtacgggagtacgcaagtacgcacaagtacgcacaagtatggatattgagaaacggcctgagtctatccctgaactctgagttgacttactctgagtcgggaaactctggccgtttctcaatactcaagtaagcaagtatgtacttgcgtacttgggaagtatatacttgagaagtacgctgggagtatatacttgccaagtacgggagtacacaagtatgtggttgtttctcaatactcaagtatgcaagtatgtatgtattgttctgctgtttgaatggtggctggcgccaagtgctgcagcctcattaccgccacctacagtgttgatgaatgaacatatgaaatacttttaataaatgcatatatatgttgttattatttttacattttaaatatttaacttcatttattaatgtatttctattaaaatatacaatacaaataatacaatgtggaaaatagatatattacagcattgtagagtagtatatatgtatatacatatgtatgtatgacatatatgtacgtgtacaaatatatactactctacatactatactatacatatctaatatttacatattatatttaaatataaatctcgactttaatataaatctaaaattcaaagttaaaataaataaaacattaacaatatacaaaccttcaaactgtcaggtcaaaacgtttccattaaaaacaaaataacacgtcaacaacaaatatatggatcacaccgagcatctaatgacagcgacgtctgagccagcggatcatttcatcaggacaggccgaggtaacgctgctctgtgccgggcacagtgagcgccgagcgcccGCAGaagcggagctgatcacctccgacaaacgtcgctgccaaactataaatacgtcatatcttcatacacaaaccacatgtttgaattctatatgactaatttctcgcctcaaatgatgttaaaactttgttccgggacacagaaaaatatttatttcagatttatatttctattatctgctgctatgctccgccgaaatgtattctgggatacatggccatcgcaagtacgcttaagtcacctccgatgcatacttggtcaaaatgggcggagcgagaacatttccgggtttgagaaccgtcctcgctgttcgcttacttgagaattggaacagcacttggactgaggctgatgacgttttcacaagtacgggagtacgcaagtacgctcaagtacgcacaagtatggatattgagaaacggcctctgagtatccggttccagaacagctgatctgagttagttcaatcaactctgagtatgttaacctcgaggtacgcgcgtgcacaaccactataaaaagccatcatcaatggagccccgataccacgagtcaccatgacaaccgagaaaaaaaaaaaagatcaacttatttcagtgaataggagttggagatccttttgctgggctacggagaatatgagcacatatttcggcgcgaatgcaacacagctgcagcagcgaaggagagagagaccgcaggggagaaaattgctgcccgagtcaacgcgtaagtttgaatgtactattccattgacgtaacatttaaccgtaacaTCGTAGCAtagtctatagttatgaatataagtaggaatgaaatctgagtttttcatttaggtgcaatacAACAGGAGtaaggaggacttggaagcagctcaaaatgaaacataaaaacatcattcaaaaaggtaaggcatattttgctaggctatgattgcacctcactttgatttatttttttatttttaattgacttaggctattaaacgtaacgtaaatattaattcagattgcaaacattgagttctgctcagccaacagaaagaaggcagaggcccaaaaaacgggtggagggccacctccaccacctctgtcaggggctgaggagctggctctcagccaatacaggggtcgccctgtggctgaaggcatccctgggggaagctcatctgagcctgtcaccccccaggacacaagtgcctacatcagatgcaagtccTTGAGAGGCTGGTAGAAAGAAAATCCTACATCTTTTATATATCCtatatcttttttatatatcctatatcttttatttatatatatatatatatatatatatatatatatattgacatgtacactgaagtgatgagcatagataatggacaaactagcacattcttgtccttcaacagaacatggttgggcatcaccaagaggagggtccatcaacttctagagcacagcgtgacacagtgagattttcggtcaataccatgttaaatctgtatgtagaactgcaggaattaaatgtcgtccatatgtttccgagttgccggtaaaagagttgtacagggtgcacctaatgaaaaccattcaaaaaaccgagaaagaaatggtgtacctggaccggcaaatcagaaaaacagacttggaaattctattacttgaacgccagttgaggtgggtgcattgtcatggtgaaacaggtgaatatgtgaaatatgttaatagttggaactatatgacaaatcctgactgttgcttttgtacttttagagaataaagaagaaccaaatcacatgtgaatttgtcttttatttttaatcaaaacgtctaatctgggtcggaagattctctcacgacgtaatgcatttctaataaatacggcttcgatgtcgattggatttctaatgaatgggcaatccatgtctaactgctttcttcgtgtgggagaagacgggtagaaactctgggtttcttatagtaaacctgccagtgagcaggttatgttcacagagtaagttaccgcagtaacagacccagagtttacgttacctctctttctggaacggataactcagagtttccctcatctcagggttaacaaactcagagttctcacataacccgctttctggaatacccctcagaAGCTGAGAATTTATAATGCCAGATTTCTGTTTTCCCAAATGAGTGACTTATCTCAGCGGATGACTTGAATTCACTCATGTAAATGTAGTGTTTATATTGAAGTCTTGCCCAATATTAGCTGGGTTACTGCAGTTCCTGCAGTACATTATAAGTCACCAAATAAAAGTTAAGTTAAAAGTTTTTCTTACATGCTGCACGTAACAAAGTAAAACCCTTTTTTACTAATAATCAAAATAGCTTCCAGGGCTGTATGTTCGGTGTCACTGTTTTGCGACTGAATAAATTTGAGGCCAGTCGGACTCCTCCCTGATGGATAACAAGGTTGttaagaaaatcttaaaaactaaaattgaaaaaacatattctttgactgaaataaaaataaacacaagagtttaaaaaacctgataactaactgaaacacTAAAATTAGCTAAAATTgtatatgaagtgtatttatttttttctctgcctgcaatttttaaaggttttatttgagacggccttttcattcattcatttattcataataaaaatgtttttaatttgtttttgtttacaattatGCAAGTTAAACACGACATTTGTTAATAaggttgagttggttcatctaagtgggttttttaatgtttttccccAGATTAAGCTCCTGAGACTCCTGACTCACAagcaatgtgatgtgtctcatgaggtttatttattatttatgttgttattttcatgtctttagtctgtttgACGTTTGATTTTTACCTGGCACAGTAACGGCATCCAACAGCAGTATATTTAATACTATTGTTATATTTGCTTCAGCAATGGTTATTCATTTGTcctaatatgtttttaaaatggcatcttttgctgggtttttaatGACCCAATACTTCTTATgatgacctttttgcatcttgcGAATGTACAAAAACTTAAACGAAGATAAGTCAAGTTAAGAtcagatagtcctttatttgtatCGCAGTGGGAAAATtaacattgtcacagcagcaaagacagtaaagataataaataataaacgtaCATTTCCAATAAAGTAcaatataaagatattaacaatagGGGAGACCAGGGACAGTTGTAACGGGACGGTTGTAACACCTTGAATTCCTCTGCGCATGCTCAGTGAGTGTCTCCAttcctgctaaaaaaaaaagagccacatTTGAAACTTCCTGACGGTGTTATCTAGAAAAGCTTGTttttgaggtaaaaaaaagactttcctGTCTGATGTACTTTTGTGGATGCTGTTTTAAGATCAAACGTCTATGAATTCAAACAAGTATTATTAGAACAAATAATTATTAGCTAAAAATAGAAATGGCTAACGAGTGTCAAACTAGCAGTCAAGCTAACTCACGTGACATGAAAACGCGGTTGGTGATACAACCGTCACAGTATCACCAACTGTGTataattaaacatgtttaattaatgcttattgtttattgattgttttttactTGATTTTAGGTGACCTTGAGTGCAATGAAAGGCTccatcaaataaaatgtatatttattatcattattattattgcaaaaGGTGTTATAACTGTCCCTGGTCTCCCCTACAATTCTTAAAAGTTATAAAATaagaatgtacattataaacTGCTcggtacatacagtataaacaaggaCTGAACATCGCACACTACGACACTAAAACTGAACTTGAACAGTAGTGCAACACTGCCATCTAGAGGCGCCAGACCGTAGTGCTCCGCTCGTCACGTTGCTGTTtgcctgctgttgctgttgcgtCCGGACGCAGCCGTCGCCTGGACGCTCCTGCTCCTGTCATCTGGAGGAAACTCCTCCCCGCAGACAGCGCGTCCTGTCGCCTCTCCAGCGCAATGGTCTCCTGGATAATCTCTAGACTTGTGGTGTAAGTGGAATtctttgaattattattatttgttgttgttgttgtcattgtcatgtatgtgcatgtgttcgGTGGAATAATGGTG
This genomic interval from Solea solea chromosome 18, fSolSol10.1, whole genome shotgun sequence contains the following:
- the chmp3 gene encoding charged multivesicular body protein 3 isoform X1 gives rise to the protein MEQRNHKISTPKKVQEWSSKIRKETRVIDRQIRDIQREEEKVKRSIKDAAKKGQKDVCVILAKEMIQSKRAVTKLYASKAHMNSVLLSMRNQLAVLRVAGALEKSTEVMKAMQNLVKVPEIQATMRELSKEMMKAGIIEEMLEDTFESMEDGEEMEEAAEAEVDKILFEITAGALGKAPSKVNDALPEVEPAGATAASDEESEEDIEEMQSRLAALRS
- the chmp3 gene encoding charged multivesicular body protein 3 isoform X2; this encodes MGLFGRSHDKPPKDLVQEWSSKIRKETRVIDRQIRDIQREEEKVKRSIKDAAKKGQKDVCVILAKEMIQSKRAVTKLYASKAHMNSVLLSMRNQLAVLRVAGALEKSTEVMKAMQNLVKVPEIQATMRELSKEMMKAGIIEEMLEDTFESMEDGEEMEEAAEAEVDKILFEITAGALGKAPSKVNDALPEVEPAGATAASDEESEEDIEEMQSRLAALRS